From a single Magnetococcus sp. PR-3 genomic region:
- a CDS encoding substrate-binding periplasmic protein: MAHTQDISPRMDLWLTAVVILLALLLLGGMGLRMVPLFKVKVGEVTTVIQGQNFEIAFDICMPLYGPEPDRDDHRIRQAVRGQIYHTMQQHAPVKDAQYWRVNKLSLAGGHATGNRCQGIQATLQPRPKGLPPVADIEGVAELFEEGRILRMALREGLGHISHFSTQSGRWEGVIPDVGRALARNHSPQGKILFYGVKTVGGLLDAIRFGVADIAEGRISYTERRNGLVHFSSPYINTGIVMGSFEQQDAQKLVEKRNINNGRIKLVVTKNSTSADLARGRFPRAIIHYVNTTEGIPQKVHWLRAHFTNPLNRILFLTDEMVALGWQGAVQVVLNNTPLLTQDHYVIATWHPKIQQLVNTYLKKHPIKARYMQALRHR; encoded by the coding sequence TAACGGCTGTGGTGATCCTGCTGGCGCTGCTCCTGCTTGGGGGAATGGGGCTGCGTATGGTCCCACTGTTTAAGGTCAAAGTGGGTGAGGTGACGACGGTTATTCAAGGGCAAAATTTTGAAATTGCTTTTGATATCTGTATGCCCCTGTATGGTCCTGAACCTGATCGGGATGATCACCGTATTCGACAAGCGGTACGAGGGCAGATCTACCACACCATGCAGCAGCATGCCCCGGTTAAGGATGCCCAATACTGGCGGGTTAACAAACTGTCCTTGGCGGGGGGGCATGCGACCGGTAATCGTTGCCAGGGCATACAAGCCACCCTGCAGCCCCGGCCAAAAGGATTACCACCCGTTGCAGATATAGAGGGTGTGGCTGAGTTGTTTGAAGAGGGGCGTATTCTGCGTATGGCGCTACGGGAGGGGTTGGGTCATATTAGCCACTTCTCGACACAATCAGGCCGTTGGGAAGGGGTCATCCCTGATGTCGGTCGCGCCCTGGCCCGTAACCACAGTCCACAAGGCAAGATCCTTTTTTACGGGGTAAAAACGGTGGGTGGTCTGTTAGATGCCATCCGTTTTGGTGTGGCCGATATCGCTGAAGGGCGTATTTCGTATACAGAGCGCCGTAATGGGTTGGTACACTTTAGCAGCCCCTATATCAATACCGGTATCGTGATGGGCAGCTTTGAGCAGCAGGATGCCCAAAAACTGGTGGAAAAACGCAATATTAACAATGGCCGCATTAAGTTGGTGGTTACCAAAAACAGCACCAGTGCAGATCTGGCGCGGGGCCGCTTTCCCCGAGCCATTATCCACTATGTCAATACGACAGAGGGTATTCCCCAAAAGGTGCACTGGCTACGTGCCCATTTTACCAACCCACTAAACCGTATACTGTTCCTTACCGACGAAATGGTTGCCTTAGGGTGGCAGGGTGCGGTGCAGGTGGTGTTGAACAATACCCCACTGTTAACCCAGGATCATTATGTCATCGCCACTTGGCATCCAAAGATCCAGCAACTGGTTAATACCTACTTGAAAAAACACCCTATCAAAGCGCGTTACATGCAAGCTTTACGTCATCGATAA